The genomic interval GTTAAAGTAGAGTTTTGGCTATAACAGATCTGGGTTTAAGATGAATAATGAATGACTACCCACAAATATATTCGATTTTTTGCAACTCAATTGTTAAAGAAAGTTAATTAGGTGAAGCATAAATTACTACATTAGTTACACAAAAAATCATGCTAACCTGATGCAACCACACAAAGCCTCTAATGCTGCCTTAAGTGCAGCTATTCTAGTAGCATCTCTGGGCTACTTCGTTGATATTTACGATCTTTTATTATTCAGTATTGTCCGTATTCCGAGTTTAAAATCTCTTGGACTTAGCGGTTCAGCATTAACCGATACTGGTATTATGCTATTAAACATACAAATGATCGGCATGCTGATCGGAGGTATCTTATGGGGAATGCTTGGCGATAAAAAAGGCCGTTTATCAGTATTATTTGGTTCTATATTCCTGTATTCCCTGGCCAATATTGCCAATGGGCTGGTACACTCTGTCAATGCTTACGCATTCTGGCGTTTTGTTGCCGGGCTGGGACTGGCTGGAGAATTAGGTGCCGGGATTACGCTGGTCGCAGAGCTGATGCCTAAAGAAAAGAGAGGATATGCAACCACCATTGTGGCCTCTGTTGGGGTGAGCGGTGCTGTAGTAGCCTATTTTATCGCGCAGATATTTGACTGGCGTACTTCTTTCTTTATTGGAGGCGGATTAGGCTTATTTCTGCTTTTACTCCGGATCGGGGTAGCAGAATCCGGAATGTTCAGTCAATCCAAAGAAGCGGGTAACCGGGGTGATTTCTTCGCGCTGTTTAAAAATAAAGTTCAGTTTGTTAAATATATCCGGTGTATTCTGATTGGTATCCCTTTATGGTTTGTTGTAGGGATCTTAATTACGTTATCTCCTGAATTCGGTAAAGTATTACGTGTACAGGGAGAAGTGAGCGCAGGTGCAGCCGTAGCCTGGTGTTATGGAGGGATCGTGATTGGTGATATCGCCGGCGGATTAATCAGCCAGTGGCTAAAGAGCCGGATTAAAGTGGTTTATATTTTCCTGGGGATGGCCACAGTCGGTATTACTGCTTACTTTACGCTTTATGACCTTAGTTTACAACATTTCTACTGGTTATGTGGCGGTATAGGGCTGACTGTGGGTTACTGGGTAATCTTTATGACGATTGCAACCGAACAGTTTGGCACGAATATCAGAGCTACAGTAACCACTACCGTTCCTAACTTTGTTCGTGGTGCCGTTGTTCCGCTCACCTTACTTTTTCAACTGTTAAAAGGTGCTTTCGGCGGAAATATTATCCATTCCGGAATCACAGTGGCAATAATCAGCTTTGCGGTTGCATTTTATGCCTTAAGCAGGATGAAAGAGACTTTCTTTAAGGACCTGGACTATGTAGAAGAGTTTTAGACTTATTTATATAGATCAGGATACCTGGTATCTTGAATAAAGTTTAAATTGCGGCTTAATCAATACTCATGCAATATATCCTTGGAATAGACATTGGAACCGGAAGTACTAAAGCAGTAGCTGTAGGAGCAGATCATAAAGCTTTTGATAGTAGTCAGTATTTTTATCCAACCGAGGTCAAACAACCTGGTTATAGTGAGCAGGATCCTGAGCTGATCTGGAAAGCCTTTCAGCAAAGTATAAGTGCTATAGTTACCGGGCTGAAGTCTGGTCCTGAGGCAATCAGTTTGAGCTGTGCTATGCATAGTTTGATTGCTGTAGATGAAAATGGGAAAGCATTGGCGCCAATGATGACCTGGGCAGACAGCAGAAGTACCCCGGTTGCAGCTTCTTTATTAGCGACTCCATTGGGTGCACTCTTATATAAAGCAACGGGTACACCAGTTCATTCGATGTCTCCTTTATGCAAAATTATCTGGATCAGGGAGAATCAGCCTGAATTTTTCAAAAGTGTTTATAAATTCATCTCTATCAAAGAATATATCTGGTATCGTTTGTTTCATACTTTTGAGGTGGATTATTCAGTAGCCTCCTGTACCGGGCTTATGGATATTCAGCGGCTTGTCTGGCATCCGGAAGCTTTAGCTGCCGCCGGAATCAGGCCGGAACAGCTTTCTGCTTTGGTGAGTACACATTATTTAAGAAAAGATGCTGATCCTTCAGCAGGCTTATCCTGTTTGAATAAAAATACACCTTTTGTGATCGGAGCAACGGATGGCTGTCTGGCTAATTTAGGAACAGGGGCAGTAAAACCAGGAATTGCAGCTTTAACGATAGGAACAAGCGGGGCTTTAAGAGTTGCGGGTGATACTGCTGTATTGAATGAGCAGGCAATGACTTTCAGTTACCGGCTGGATGAAGAGACTTTGATCAATGGAGGGCCTGTCAATAACGGAGGAATTGCCTTGAAATGGCATATGAAGAATGTCCTTCAAAAAACAGCGCTCAATGAAAATGATTACAACGACGTACTGAATAAAATTGAAGCTATTAAACCTGGTGCTGAAGGCCTTATTTTTCTGCCTTATTTACAGGGAGAGCGTGCTCCAATCTGGGATTCCAAAAGTTGCGGTACATTTTTCGGAATCCGTCTGAATCATCAGACCGCTCATTTTACCCGTGCGGTAATTGAAGGAATTTGTTTCGCTCTGAATGATGTTTTACTGGCATTAACTGCCTCAGGGCAAGAAATAAAACAGTTAAATGTAAGCGGAGGTTTTGTGACTTCGGCCATATGGCTGCAAATTATGGCTGATATAACAGGCAAAAGACTTTTGTTATATAGTGTGGAAGATGCTTCGGCAGTAGGGGCGGCTTATGTTGCGTTTAAAGCACTCGGTCTTTCAGCAGCTTATCCACTTCCAGATCAGCAGGACATTACCTATATTGAACCTGATGAAAAGAATCACCTGAGTTATCAAACCAGTTTTGGTCTTTACAAAAAGATATATAAACAGCTAAAAGGAGTGATGCACGAAATTTATGATTTGCAGAACAACAGTTAGCCTTAAAGCAGAAAAGCTGTTCCCGGTTGTCAGGAACAGCTTTTCTGCTTATAATTCATCTTATTGGTGAACAGAATTGTAACTCTTTACCAGTGAAGTCAGAGATTTTACATCAAAATATTCTATTCCTTTAATGCGTTCAGTCAGGTCCTGATCATCCGACATTTTCTCCATTAAAATATTTTTAATATACTGTGTATTTGTATCTGAATTATCCGGAGTAATCTCCATCATATCACCAGAACCTGGTTTTTCTATATAATATAACGCGCGGCGTTCTCTTCTGGGACGGTCATCATCATCTCCACGACCGCCAAAACTTATGCCTCCGCCAATTCCAACACCACTATAACCTCCGGTTCCAATACCCAGACCGATGGAAGGTGAAAAACGAACCCGTCTTCTTGGTTTTTCAGTAACTCCTGTGCTGCCACCCATTGAATATAAATTCAACTTTCCTGCTTCTACCAATTTAAAGAAACGGTATCCGGCTTTCTTGTTCGCTAAAAAAGGCTTGCTGACATAGGTTTCCCCATTCCATAAAAACTCCTTAATATCTTTAGCATTATACTGCGCCATTGTTCCATCGTCTTTCTTGAGACCAACCGTCAGGAAATCGGTTCCCTGTATGGTTCCGCGGACAAAATTACCAGTATCAATCACTACAGCATCCTGTGCGGAAGCAGCCAGTGCAAGTAAAGAGAAGAGTACCAGTGTACTCACATATTTTATTAACCTCATATCGATTCAAATAACTTCTTATCAATCCAAATAACGTGAATTATTTACTAATTGTTGTCATAGGCAGCTCAGATATGCAAAATGCCCTGAAAATTATCCAGGGCATTCTTTTCGTGCTATTCAGTCAGGAAGCTTAAGCTGCTTTTTTTACAGCTGTTGTCTTCTTAACTGTTGTTTTTTTTACTTCTTTGTTTGTCTTAAAACGCTTATCAGGTGTTCCGTCTTTTTTCAAAGGCTGTTTGTTCTTTTTATAACGCATATCTTTTGACCCATCCTTTTTTGTCTGAGCGAATGTTTGCGTGGTTGTAAAAGCCATTACAGCCAACAGCATCATAACGATTAACTTTTTCATATTGCGGTTTTTTAAAATTTACATGAAGCTATAAAACATTTTCCAGATTCGCTAGTATATCCAGCCGAATTATAACTGGCGTATTTTCTGCTTCTTTTGAGCATAACATACAAATAACGTACCATGACTAAATAAATACTAAAAAAGGGATTAGCACTGCTAATCCCTTTTTGCTGTTCAGGCGAATGAAATATTATTCAGTGACTCTTTTTAAGCCGAATTTCTCAATTTTACTGTACAAGTGACTACGTTGAATATCAATATCATCCGCAGTTTTAGAAACGTTCCAGTTGTTCTTTTCCAATTTAAACTTGATGAATTCTCTTTCCGCA from Pedobacter sp. WC2423 carries:
- a CDS encoding MFS transporter, with the protein product MQPHKASNAALSAAILVASLGYFVDIYDLLLFSIVRIPSLKSLGLSGSALTDTGIMLLNIQMIGMLIGGILWGMLGDKKGRLSVLFGSIFLYSLANIANGLVHSVNAYAFWRFVAGLGLAGELGAGITLVAELMPKEKRGYATTIVASVGVSGAVVAYFIAQIFDWRTSFFIGGGLGLFLLLLRIGVAESGMFSQSKEAGNRGDFFALFKNKVQFVKYIRCILIGIPLWFVVGILITLSPEFGKVLRVQGEVSAGAAVAWCYGGIVIGDIAGGLISQWLKSRIKVVYIFLGMATVGITAYFTLYDLSLQHFYWLCGGIGLTVGYWVIFMTIATEQFGTNIRATVTTTVPNFVRGAVVPLTLLFQLLKGAFGGNIIHSGITVAIISFAVAFYALSRMKETFFKDLDYVEEF
- a CDS encoding gluconokinase is translated as MQYILGIDIGTGSTKAVAVGADHKAFDSSQYFYPTEVKQPGYSEQDPELIWKAFQQSISAIVTGLKSGPEAISLSCAMHSLIAVDENGKALAPMMTWADSRSTPVAASLLATPLGALLYKATGTPVHSMSPLCKIIWIRENQPEFFKSVYKFISIKEYIWYRLFHTFEVDYSVASCTGLMDIQRLVWHPEALAAAGIRPEQLSALVSTHYLRKDADPSAGLSCLNKNTPFVIGATDGCLANLGTGAVKPGIAALTIGTSGALRVAGDTAVLNEQAMTFSYRLDEETLINGGPVNNGGIALKWHMKNVLQKTALNENDYNDVLNKIEAIKPGAEGLIFLPYLQGERAPIWDSKSCGTFFGIRLNHQTAHFTRAVIEGICFALNDVLLALTASGQEIKQLNVSGGFVTSAIWLQIMADITGKRLLLYSVEDASAVGAAYVAFKALGLSAAYPLPDQQDITYIEPDEKNHLSYQTSFGLYKKIYKQLKGVMHEIYDLQNNS